From one Staphylococcus kloosii genomic stretch:
- a CDS encoding nucleotide sugar dehydrogenase, translating to MKKNIAVVGLGYVGLPVAVAFGKENKVIGFDVNTQRIEELNSHIDCTNEVTINELKEANIKFTNHKEELTTADFIIVAVPTPIDEHNQPDLTPLIKASETVGSVLQKGTIVVFESTVYPGATEEVCVPILEKESKLVYGKDFYVGYSPERINPGDTTHRFTTIKKIVAGQNETITNEMAEVYESVIEAGVYKASSIKVAEAAKVIENTQRDVNIALMNELAIIFNQLDIDTSEVLKAAGTKWNFLNFKPGLVGGHCIGVDPYYLTYKAESIGYHPEVILSGRRINDNIAKFIALNIIKALIKQGITIQGAKVNVYGLTFKENCPDLRNTKVIQVIKELKEYGLEIYSHDPVADKVEATKIYGIELQDFETLPQADVAIFAVAHDLYLQQKQSYLNLIKDKGVICDVKAIIADDDVKATQYLWRL from the coding sequence TGTCGCATTTGGCAAAGAAAATAAAGTAATAGGTTTTGATGTAAATACACAACGTATTGAAGAATTAAATAGTCATATTGATTGTACGAATGAAGTAACTATAAATGAATTAAAAGAAGCAAATATTAAATTTACCAATCATAAAGAGGAACTAACTACAGCAGATTTTATAATAGTAGCTGTTCCTACACCCATAGACGAACACAATCAACCAGATTTAACACCATTAATAAAAGCAAGTGAAACAGTAGGGTCAGTATTACAAAAAGGGACTATTGTCGTCTTTGAATCTACTGTATATCCTGGTGCAACCGAAGAAGTATGTGTGCCAATTTTAGAAAAAGAATCGAAACTTGTTTACGGCAAAGATTTTTATGTAGGATATTCTCCTGAACGCATTAATCCTGGAGATACGACACACCGATTTACGACCATTAAAAAAATTGTTGCTGGTCAAAATGAGACAATCACAAATGAGATGGCTGAAGTATATGAGTCTGTAATTGAAGCGGGTGTTTATAAGGCTTCATCGATTAAAGTAGCAGAAGCTGCTAAAGTCATAGAGAATACACAACGCGACGTCAATATTGCCCTAATGAATGAATTGGCAATTATTTTTAATCAATTAGATATAGATACATCAGAAGTGTTAAAAGCAGCAGGAACAAAATGGAACTTTTTAAATTTCAAACCTGGTCTTGTCGGAGGGCATTGTATTGGTGTTGACCCATATTATTTAACTTACAAAGCAGAATCTATAGGGTATCATCCTGAAGTTATTTTGTCTGGCAGAAGAATAAATGATAATATCGCCAAATTTATCGCTTTAAATATTATAAAAGCATTGATTAAACAAGGTATAACAATTCAAGGTGCCAAAGTTAACGTCTACGGGCTTACGTTTAAAGAAAACTGCCCAGATTTAAGAAACACAAAAGTGATTCAAGTAATTAAAGAGCTTAAAGAATATGGGTTAGAGATATATAGTCATGATCCGGTTGCTGATAAGGTAGAAGCTACGAAAATTTATGGTATTGAGTTACAAGACTTTGAAACACTGCCACAAGCAGATGTAGCAATTTTTGCGGTAGCACATGATTTATACTTACAACAAAAACAAAGTTATTTAAATCTCATAAAAGATAAAGGTGTTATTTGCGATGTTAAAGCTATAATTGCTGACGACGATGTTAAAGCAACCCAATATCTTTGGAGGTTATAA